The Xenopus tropicalis strain Nigerian chromosome 2, UCB_Xtro_10.0, whole genome shotgun sequence genome window below encodes:
- the klf5 gene encoding Krueppel-like factor 5 has translation MAATVLTMSARLQRLDEPVFTQLKPVLGQQHVRGEPITGGTLFAEEMKSSRMMPDDMVQTRCEMDKYLSPHHHHHHHHQPPPPPPQVNIMQDLKKYRRDSASGVDQFFNESDGLPYSINMNVFLPDITHLRTSLYKSQRPPVTHIKTEPTSVFSHSSDAEPTQSLPEFTSIFSSHQNADVNNIYIKQELPSPELPLSVNPQQGQLYQLLSSPDIDMSNSTNQPSVMDTINSASMATDMSAFNTLSSPVQQTAMKQFQSIPQCSYGMPSQFLHQQEGTYFPPSPPSSEPGSPDRQAELLQSLNPPPSYAATIASKMAIHNPPLPAQVQITAPAIQSVRYNRRNNPDLEKRRIHYCDYPGCTKVYTKSSHLKAHLRTHTGEKPYKCTWEGCDWRFARSDELTRHYRKHTGAKPFQCAVCNRSFSRSDHLALHMKRHQN, from the exons ATGGCTGCCACTGTGCTGACCATGAGTGCCAGGCTACAGCGCTTGGACGAGCCGGTCTTTACCCAACTGAAGCCAGTTCTGGGCCAGCAGCATGTCCGAGGGGAGCCCATTACGGGAGGGACACTGTTTGCAGAAGAAATGAAGAGCTCCCGAATGATGCCCGATGACATGGTGCAG aCTAGATGCGAAATGGATAAATATCTTTcacctcatcatcatcatcatcatcatcatcaacctCCTCCCCCACCTCCTCAAGTTAACATCATGCAAGATTTAAAAAAGTACAGGCGAGACAGTGCATCAGGTGTTGATCAGTTTTTTAATGAGAGTGATGGACTTCCTTACAGTATAAACATGAATGTCTTCCTTCCTGATATCACTCACTTAAGAACAAGCCTGTATAAGAGCCAGAGGCCACCCGTGACCCATATCAAGACAGAGCCCACTTCAGTATTTAGCCACTCAAGTGATGCTGAACCCACACAGAGTCTTCCTGAATTCACCAGCATCTTCAGTTCCCACCAAAACGCAGATGTTAATAACATCTACATCAAACAAGAGCTCCCTTCACCAGAGCTTCCGCTCTCTGTCAATCCTCAGCAGGGCCAGTTATACCAGCTTTTAAGTTCGCCAGACATTGATATGTCTAACTCCACAAACCAACCCTCAGTTATGGACACTATTAATAGTGCTTCCATGGCCACAGACATGTCTGCCTTTAATACACTTTCTTCTCCAGTACAACAGACTGCAATGAAACAATTCCAGAGCATCCCTCAGTGCTCATATGGCATGCCTAGCCAATTTCTGCACCAGCAAGAAGGAACCTACTTTCCACCTTCTCCTCCTAGCTCTGAACCAGGCAGCCCAGATAGGCAAGCAGAGCTTCTCCAGAGTTTAAACCCTCCACCATCTTATGCAGCCACGATAGCATCCAAGATGGCCATTCACAATCCACCCTTACCTGCACAGGTGCAAATAACAGCCCCTGCTATACAATCTGTACGCTACAACCGTAGAAACAACCCAGATCTGGAGAAAAGGCGCATACATTATTGTGACTACCCTG GGTGCACAAAGGTGTATACAAAGTCATCCCATTTAAAAGCCCACCTGAGAACACATACTG GAGAGAAACCCTACAAGTGTACTTGGGAAGGCTGCGACTGGAGATTTGCCCGCTCAGATGAACTGACTCGTCATTACAGAAAACATACAGGGGCAAAACCCTTTCAGTGTGCCGTGTGTAACCGCAGTTTCTCCCGCTCTGACCACTTAGCCCTCCATATGAAAAGGCATCAGAACTAA